Proteins encoded by one window of Danaus plexippus chromosome Z, MEX_DaPlex, whole genome shotgun sequence:
- the LOC133319958 gene encoding cytochrome b-c1 complex subunit 1, mitochondrial-like — translation MAKNLDKSRLRKFYSPVHITNLSNGLRVVTEESSSPLVCTSLFTKAGSRFENENNNGIAYFVEHLAYQGFTSMSNYALQDAIRNGGSKMSAFTSRDHQVFSAVGLKESIKLNISLLAQIICQIDLSECMIESQKQQLCFEAIENDNNSRLVLFDYLHQTAFQETPLAQTVMGLSRNFCRFDIRDICSYFYHNYRPHRMTLATSGGVSHGAVVEYAENYFNVIKESDTKVINFGPKRYTGSSIVYRNDALPVAHVAIAVEAPGYNSPEYLPLLLASCLNDSWERTQGGGDRHGSFLARAASTSSLCEKFESFYIAYHDVGLWGVYFVGTNDLDDMVYNIQKDWMNTCTSVQKTDVDRASQLLKFKLAKNVEGVVKSSYDIGLQMMYTSSRRNLCQIYQDLSSITVERLRDVAFKYLYDKCPVVAAVGPTETLPDYNGIRSGMYWLRL, via the coding sequence atGGCCAAAAATTTAGACAAAAGTAGGCTACGTAAGTTTTATTCACCCGTTCATATTACAAATTTGTCCAATGGTTTGAGAGTGGTCACTGAAGAGAGCAGTTCACCACTAGTTTGTACCTCGCTTTTCACTAAAGCGGGATCGagatttgaaaatgaaaacaataatgGTATAGCATACTTCGTAGAACATTTGGCCTATCAAGGCTTTACTTCGATGAGCAATTACGCTTTACAAGATGCAATTAGGAATGGGGGTTCAAAAATGTCTGCTTTTACATCGAGAGATCATCAAGTTTTTTCTGCTGTCGGATTGAAGGAAagtattaaactaaatataagtttgttGGCTCAAATTATTTGTCAAATAGACTTATCTGAATGTATGATAGAATCACAAAAACAACAATTGTGCTTTGAAGCTATTGAAAATGACAATAACAGTAGATTGGTACTATTTGATTATTTACACCAGACGGCATTTCAAGAGACTCCTTTGGCTCAAACTGTTATGGGTCTTTCTAGAAATTTTTGTAGATTTGATATACGTGATATATGctcttatttttatcataattatcgACCACATCGGATGACTTTAGCTACATCTGGTGGTGTGTCACATGGTGCTGTTGTTGAATATGctgaaaattactttaatgttataaaagaaagcgatactaaagttataaattttggaCCAAAGCGTTATACAGGGTCTTCAATCGTATATCGCAATGATGCTTTGCCCGTTGCTCATGTTGCTATTGCTGTAGAAGCACCTGGATATAACAGCCCTGAATATTTACCACTTCTACTGGCCAGCTGTCTAAATGATTCCTGGGAGAGAACACAAGGCGGGGGAGACCGACATGGTTCATTTTTAGCTCGTGCCGCATCAACGTCAAGTTTGTGTGAGAAATTTGAATCATTTTACATAGCGTACCACGATGTCGGTTTGTGGGGTGTTTACTTTGTAGGAACAAACGATTTGGACGACAtggtttataatatacaaaaggaTTGGATGAATACATGCACTTCTGTACAGAAGACGGATGTCGACAGAGCGTCTCAACTTTTGAAATTCAAACTAGCGAAAAATGTCGAAGGTGTTGTTAAATCTTCTTATGATATTGGTTTGCAAATGATGTATACATCTAGCCGAAGAAATCTTTGTCAAATATATCAAGATTTATCATCGATCACAGTTGAAAGATTAAGAGACgttgcttttaaatatttatacgacAAATGCCCAGTGGTTGCAGCTGTTGGACCAACAGAAACTCTACCAGATTATAACGGAATCAGATCTGGAATGTACTGGTTAAGATTATGA
- the LOC116777541 gene encoding cytochrome b-c1 complex subunit 1, mitochondrial-like: MLKQLNVFKVINKSLNICIRSRSSSGSYENIFKGIPKTQYSELHSGLTVATEERNCPHVCFGFYIDAGSRHENDLENGLTHFFQHIAFKGTENRSKTNLEKEISSTGAKFKCFATRDITVYCGQCLAKHFCQAVDILYDCVFNNAFSCDELETQRTVIQEEMLKHDESTVNILYDYLHSSAFQGTQLGQTIMGTSNNLCKFQMPSVRNHVKKMFIPQRTVLAAVGGVTHDTMVNIGNKYFRKTKDPKCIFLGPCRYTGSEISYRDDSMPMGHVAIAVEGPPFFSKDKIFMDLAASYIGGWDTSQPGGTNHGTYTALMGSAGRNCESYKTFQFVYNDTSLWGAQFISPRIDLDDMLYIIQDTWMRLCDLITDGELIRPKSELKSKILMQNQSTEKACHDIGQHLLRTGNRPTIADRFREIDNITAKQLKKVCDKYIYDRCPVVVGIGSIECLYPYTNVRDAMRWLRV; the protein is encoded by the coding sequence atgttgaaacaACTCAAcgtatttaaagttattaacaaaTCACTCAACATCTGTATCCGCAGCAGAAGCTCATCAGGTTCATacgaaaatatctttaaaggaATTCCTAAAACACAATATTCAGAACTTCATAGTGGACTTACAGTTGCAACAGAGGAAAGAAATTGTCCCCACGTGTGTTTTGGGTTTTACATAGACGCTGGATCAAGACATGAAAACGACTTAGAAAATGGCcttacacatttttttcaacACATTGCTTTCAAGGGCACCGAAAATAGATCTAAAACGAACTTGGAAAAGGAGATATCTTCGACGGgagcaaaatttaaatgttttgctaCTCGTGATATTACAGTCTATTGCGGTCAATGTTtagcaaaacatttttgtcaAGCTGTTGATATTCTATATGATTGCGTATTCAACAATGCCTTTTCTTGTGATGAACTTGAAACCCAAAGAACCGTAATCCAAGAAGAAATGCTTAAGCATGATGAATCaacagtaaatatattatatgactaTTTACATTCATCAGCGTTCCAAGGTACCCAGTTAGGACAAACTATTATGGGAACTAGTAACAACTTGTGTAAATTTCAAATGCCTTCTGTTAGAAATCatgtaaagaaaatgtttattccACAAAGAACTGTATTAGCTGCCGTTGGTGGTGTCACTCACGATACGATGGTGAACATtgggaataaatattttaggaaaACTAAAGACCCCAAATGTATCTTTTTAGGCCCTTGTAGATATACAGGATCCGAAATATCCTACAGAGATGATTCAATGCCCATGGGGCATGTAGCGATAGCTGTGGAAGGCCCTCCCTTTTTCAGTAAAGATAAAATCTTTATGGATCTAGCTGCCTCATACATAGGGGGTTGGGACACCTCTCAACCTGGCGGAACAAACCACGGAACTTACACCGCATTGATGGGCTCAGCAGGACGTAATTGCGAGTCTTATAAAACTTTCCAATTTGTCTATAACGACACCAGTCTATGGGGAGCACAATTTATATCACCGAGAATTGATTTAGACGACATGTTATACATCATTCAGGACACTTGGATGAGATTATGTGACTTGATTACTGACGGTGAATTAATAAGGCCCAAAAGtgaattaaaatcaaagatTTTGATGCAAAATCAAAGTACAGAAAAAGCTTGTCACGATATCGGACAACACCTACTGCGAACTGGCAATCGACCGACTATTGCTGATAGATTTCGtgaaattgataatataactGCTAAACAGTTAAAAAAGGTTTGcgataaatacatatatgatagATGTCCAGTGGTAGTGGGAATTGGTTCCATAGAATGCTTATATCCGTATACAAATGTAAGAGATGCCATGCGTTGGCTAAGAGTGTAA
- the LOC116777714 gene encoding protein tramtrack, beta isoform-like: MAIPEQFSLRWNDFHSNLSQSFQALLEGEDLVDVTLAAGGQYVQAHKLILSVCSPYFKELFKMNPCEHPIVILKDVAHQELKQLLQFMYRGEVHVRQQELSGFLHTAELLQVKGLTGGRERSESPQPVVESESTNTGRQQVPESGGDSLPEWVPPSEEATVSDVSPESASSGPPTEEATRSPLKRLLKNTPGKTTYNMKKKPRPVNDSPTHAENTEYASDSEPMIDFDSDMFNNVLLPDSAKDSGWNCKTGGVKCPSCHRFFANRYNLKVHIRDKHDTREGTLQCDICQKRMRNPSCLRVHMYHHRKQATYLAQLSAQGDQMRHAVQNMVGNKWRSEANAEFRDADNFPAVTENAKLQAERPSEAALPKSETNQEAV, encoded by the exons ATGGCGATCCCTGAACAGTTTTCGTTACGGTGGAACGATTTTCACTCAAACTTGTCTCAATCTTTCCAAGCTCTTTTGGAAGGCGAAGATCTGGTGGATGTAACATTAGCGGCGGGAGGGCAGTATGTTCAGGCTCACAAGCTCATACTTTCGGTCTGCAGCCCATACTTCAAGGAGCTGTTTAAG ATGAACCCGTGTGAACATCCGATAGTTATACTGAAGGATGTAGCTCACCAGGAACTGAAACAGCTTCTGCAATTTATGTACCGCGGAGAAGTACATGTGAGACAGCAAGAGCTCTCTGGATTTTTACACACAGCCGAGTTACTTCAAGTTAAAGGGCTCACGGGTGGTAGAGAG agAAGTGAATCTCCCCAGCCAGTGGTTGAAAGTGAGTCAACTAACACTGGTCGTCAGCAAGTACCTGAATCTGGTGGTGATAGTCTACCTGAATGGGTCCCACCTTCCGAGGAGGCGACTGTATCAGATGTTTCACCAGAATCAGCCAGCTCGGGGCCTCCCACCGAAGAAGCAACTCGAAGCCCACTGAAGAG ATTATTGAAGAACACACCAGGCAAGACAACCTATAATATGAAGAAGAAGCCTCGACCTGTCAACGATAGCCCCACTCATGCTGAGAACACGGAATATGCATCTGACAg TGAGCCCATGATCGACTTCGACAGCGACATGTTCAATAATGTCCTATTGCCAGATTCAGCCAAAGACTCGG GATGGAACTGCAAAACCGGTGGTGTTAAGTGTCCGTCCTGCCATCGGTTTTTCGCGAATCGGTACAATCTTAAAGTGCATATACGTGACAAGCACGACACTAGAGAGGGTACGCTACAATGTGATATATGTCAAAAACGTATGCGTAATCCATCATGCCTCCGGGTTCATATGTACCATCATCGGAAGCAGGCTACATATTTGGCACAACTCAGCGCCCAAGGCGATCAAATGAGACACGC CGTTCAGAACATGGTTGGCAATAAATGGCGATCTGAAGCAAACGCGGAGTTCAGGGATGCTGACAA TTTCCCAGCTGTCACTGAGAATGCCAAGCTGCAGGCGGAAAGGCCAAGCGAGGCTGCTCTGCCTAAGTCAGAGACTAATCAAGAGGCCGTATGA
- the LOC116777933 gene encoding UDP-sugar transporter UST74c: MSAHSSSEDAEADRILMIKKILSAAFYAFASFMITVVNKTVLTSYAFPSYQVLGLGQMIATILVLWCGRSLKVVQFPPLDSGIAHRIWPLPVIYLGNMATGLGGTKELSLPMFTALRRFSILMTMILERFVLGIKASWPVQVSVMAMVGGALLAAVDDVTFSWTGYTLVLLNDGFTAANGVYMKKKLDSKDLGKYGLMYYNALFMIVPAAIVAWCTGDLEHSAAYPHWDNMLFLAQFLMSCLMGFVLSYSVMLCTQYNSALTTTIIGCLKNILVTYLGMIIGGDYVYSLLNFVGLNISVLASLGYTYVTFKRKPNNYMLLNEANSRVNTV, from the coding sequence ATGTCGGCACATAGCTCATCCGAGGATGCGGAAGCCGACAGGATACTTatgataaaaaagatattaagtGCCGCTTTTTACGCTTTTGCCTCGTTTATGATAACAGTGGTGAACAAGACCGTACTAACTTCATATGCATTTCCGTCGTACCAAGTGTTGGGATTGGGACAAATGATAGCTACAATTTTAGTATTATGGTGTGGTCGGTCCCTTAAAGTTGTTCAGTTTCCGCCGCTGGATAGTGGAATAGCTCACCGCATATGGCCCTTACCAGTTATTTATCTTGGAAATATGGCTACGGGACTTGGTGGAACCAAGGAGTTGAGCCTTCCTATGTTTACAGCTCTCAGGCGGTTCAGTATACTCATGACCATGATACTTGAAAGATTTGTACTTGGTATTAAAGCATCATGGCCTGTCCAAGTCAGTGTAATGGCAATGGTTGGAGGAGCGTTGCTAGCAGCTGTAGACGATGTTACATTCTCTTGGACAGGTTACACTTTAGTGTTGCTAAATGATGGGTTCACAGCTGCAAATGGAGTGTacatgaaaaagaaattagaCTCAAAGGACTTGGGCAAGTATGGCCTTATGTATTACAATGCACTCTTTATGATAGTCCCAGCTGCCATTGTTGCTTGGTGTACCGGTGATTTGGAACACTCCGCTGCTTATCCTCATTGGGATAATATGCTGTTTTTAGCACAATTCCTGATGTCTTGTCTGATGGGTTTTGTACTCTCATATAGTGTGATGTTGTGTACTCAATATAATAGTGCCTTAACTACAACCATTATAGGCTGTCTTAAAAACATCCTTGTGACATATTTGGGTATGATCATTGGTGGAGACTATGTGTACAGTTTGCTTAATTTTGTGGGACTTAATATTAGTGTATTGGCGAGCTTAGGCTATACTTATGTTACGTTTAAACGTAAACCAAATAACTACATGCTGTTGAATGAGGCAAACAGCCGGGTAAATACAGTATGA